A region of Rhodanobacteraceae bacterium DNA encodes the following proteins:
- a CDS encoding acyl-[acyl-carrier-protein]--UDP-N-acetylglucosamine O-acyltransferase: MNPARSDIHPSAIVDPGARLADDVSVGPYAVIGAEVEIGPGSRIGAHALIQGPTRIGRDNHIHAYAAIGGDPQDKKYKGERSELLIGDGNTFHEFVTINRGTAEGGGITRIGDDNWIMAYVHVAHDCNVGSHTILANNATLAGHVELGDWVVLGGFAGVHQFCKIGAHAFAAMYSAINRDVPPFIYVAGQFAVPRGVNAEGLKRRGFDAARIAAIKRAYRTLYMSHKTLDEARAALAEQVEASADVRAFCDFIDRSERSLVR, from the coding sequence GTGAATCCGGCGCGCTCCGACATCCATCCCTCGGCGATCGTCGATCCGGGCGCCAGGCTCGCCGACGACGTCAGCGTCGGGCCGTACGCGGTGATCGGCGCCGAAGTCGAGATCGGTCCCGGAAGCCGCATCGGCGCACACGCCCTGATCCAGGGCCCGACCCGGATCGGCCGCGACAACCACATCCACGCCTACGCCGCGATCGGCGGCGACCCGCAGGACAAGAAATACAAGGGTGAGCGCAGCGAACTCCTGATCGGCGACGGCAACACCTTCCACGAATTCGTCACGATCAACCGCGGCACCGCCGAAGGCGGCGGCATCACCCGGATCGGCGACGACAACTGGATCATGGCCTACGTGCACGTGGCGCACGACTGCAACGTCGGCAGCCACACCATCCTCGCCAACAACGCCACGCTCGCGGGCCACGTCGAACTGGGCGACTGGGTGGTGCTGGGCGGCTTCGCGGGCGTGCACCAGTTCTGCAAGATCGGCGCGCATGCGTTCGCCGCGATGTACTCGGCGATCAACCGCGACGTGCCGCCTTTCATCTACGTCGCCGGCCAGTTCGCAGTCCCGCGCGGCGTCAACGCCGAGGGCCTGAAGCGGCGCGGCTTCGACGCCGCACGCATCGCCGCGATCAAGCGCGCGTACCGCACGCTCTACATGTCGCACAAGACGCTGGACGAAGCACGCGCCGCGCTGGCCGAACAGGTCGAGGCCAGCGCGGACGTGCGCGCGTTCTGCGACTTCATCGACCGCAGCGAACGATCGCTGGTGCGCTGA
- a CDS encoding 3-hydroxyacyl-[acyl-carrier-protein] dehydratase, FabZ form: MNDTTAPVSLPVDAERIAAILPHRYPFLLVDRVIELTPGRDIVAIKNVTLNEPFFQGHFPSHPVMPGVLIVEALAQASGLLIGLSGAHTDKDDRIFYLAKVDNARFLKPVVPGDQLRLEVQLKRLLRGMGIFTARAVVDGKDAATCELMCAETTR; encoded by the coding sequence ATGAACGACACCACCGCCCCCGTGAGCCTGCCGGTCGACGCCGAACGGATCGCGGCCATCCTGCCGCACCGCTACCCGTTCCTGCTGGTCGACCGCGTCATCGAGCTCACGCCCGGCAGGGACATCGTCGCGATCAAGAACGTCACGCTCAACGAGCCGTTCTTCCAGGGCCACTTCCCCAGCCATCCGGTGATGCCCGGCGTGCTGATCGTCGAGGCGCTGGCGCAGGCATCCGGACTGCTGATCGGGCTGTCGGGCGCCCACACCGACAAGGACGACCGGATCTTCTATCTCGCCAAGGTCGACAACGCGCGCTTTCTCAAGCCGGTCGTGCCGGGCGACCAGTTGCGCCTCGAAGTGCAACTGAAGCGCCTGCTTCGCGGCATGGGCATCTTCACCGCGCGCGCGGTGGTGGACGGCAAGGACGCGGCCACCTGCGAACTGATGTGCGCGGAAACCACCCGGTGA
- a CDS encoding Outer membrane protein assembly factor YaeT: MKRVAALILFAALSVPVAAYAFQPFTVSDIRIEGLQRIAAGTVLSYLPIEPGQTMTDATAQKAIQALFKTGFFNDVQLERQGDILIVKVQERPSIASITVHGNKDIKTDQLLKGLKSAGLAEGQTFDRLTLDQVQQQLVSQYNDRGKYNVTVEPHVTNLDRNRVAIDIEIHEGKAAKIQEINIVGNHAFTDSQIRDDWESGTPNWTSWYSSNDQYSREKLSGDLTKLSSYYLDRGYADFNINSAQVTISPNKQNIYIAAAIHEGEIFKISDIHLLGTLILPEEALRKVLRIKPGEVFDRHSIELSADAITDVLSNIGYAFAKVSPIPKVDEKDHTVDLTFFVDPGPRVYVRRINFKGNTSTQDQVLRREMRQYEGAWYSQAAIDRSKVRLQRLGFFKDVNIDTVKVPGTTDQVDLNVKVSEESSGQFQFGVGYSQVSGIILSTSISNNNFLGTGNSVSATFQKSLFLKQYTVSFFDPYLTDSGIGIGYNASVLKLNQGEQNIASYLSDTDAFSTYLSFPISETDSVNAGIGINKTRLDLIPGYTPQVFFDQINKVGHYTIHNTPLTLSYAHDTLNKFFKPTRGGLQQISAEIGLPGGTVPYYKLTLASSDYFELPLGFVGHLSGTLGYGKAYSKDIAVQYADADGVIHTMSFPFFQNYYAGGVRDVRGFQDNTLGPRICSGLIDANGQPDKTAIAVNNSCMGGSFYRPQPVGGSFKVLGSAELVLPFFKDNNKARISLFADTGNVYANYGDFQASELRASVGISLQWIAPVGPIVINLAQPVRDKPGDKPFEERLQFYFGRTF; the protein is encoded by the coding sequence ATGAAGCGAGTCGCCGCACTGATCCTGTTCGCCGCCCTTTCCGTGCCCGTGGCGGCCTACGCCTTCCAGCCGTTCACGGTCAGCGACATCCGCATCGAGGGCCTGCAACGCATCGCGGCCGGCACGGTGCTCTCCTACCTGCCGATCGAACCCGGCCAGACCATGACCGATGCCACCGCGCAGAAGGCCATCCAGGCCCTGTTCAAGACCGGCTTCTTCAACGACGTGCAACTGGAGCGCCAGGGCGACATCCTGATCGTGAAGGTGCAGGAACGTCCTTCCATCGCCAGCATCACCGTGCACGGCAACAAGGACATCAAGACCGACCAGTTGCTCAAGGGGCTGAAGTCCGCGGGCCTCGCCGAGGGCCAGACCTTCGACCGCCTGACGCTGGACCAGGTCCAGCAGCAACTCGTCTCGCAATACAACGACCGCGGCAAGTACAACGTCACGGTCGAACCGCACGTCACCAACCTCGACCGCAACCGCGTCGCGATCGACATCGAGATCCACGAAGGCAAGGCCGCCAAGATCCAGGAAATCAACATCGTCGGCAACCACGCGTTCACCGACAGCCAGATCCGCGACGACTGGGAATCGGGCACGCCCAACTGGACCTCGTGGTACTCCAGCAACGACCAGTATTCGCGCGAGAAACTCTCCGGCGACCTGACCAAGCTCTCCTCGTACTACCTCGACCGCGGCTACGCCGATTTCAACATCAACTCGGCGCAGGTCACCATCAGCCCGAACAAGCAGAACATCTACATCGCCGCGGCCATCCACGAAGGCGAGATCTTCAAGATCTCCGACATCCACCTGCTGGGCACCCTGATCCTGCCCGAAGAGGCCCTGCGCAAGGTGCTGCGCATCAAGCCCGGCGAGGTGTTCGACCGCCACAGCATCGAGCTGTCGGCCGACGCCATCACCGACGTGCTGTCCAACATCGGCTACGCCTTCGCCAAGGTTTCGCCGATCCCGAAGGTGGACGAGAAGGACCACACCGTCGACCTCACCTTCTTCGTCGATCCGGGCCCGCGCGTGTACGTGCGCCGGATCAACTTCAAGGGCAACACCAGCACCCAGGACCAGGTCCTGCGCCGCGAGATGCGCCAGTACGAGGGCGCGTGGTACTCGCAGGCCGCGATCGACCGCTCCAAGGTGCGCCTGCAACGCCTCGGCTTCTTCAAGGACGTCAACATCGACACCGTCAAGGTGCCGGGCACGACCGACCAGGTCGACCTCAACGTCAAGGTGAGCGAGGAGTCCTCCGGCCAGTTCCAGTTCGGCGTCGGCTATTCGCAGGTGTCGGGCATCATCCTCAGCACCTCGATCTCCAACAACAACTTCCTCGGCACCGGCAACAGCGTTTCCGCGACGTTCCAGAAGAGCCTGTTCCTGAAGCAGTACACCGTGTCGTTCTTCGACCCCTACCTCACCGACAGCGGCATCGGCATCGGTTACAACGCCAGCGTGCTGAAGTTGAACCAGGGCGAGCAGAACATCGCGTCCTACCTCTCCGACACCGACGCGTTCTCGACTTACCTCAGTTTCCCGATCAGCGAAACCGACAGCGTCAACGCCGGCATCGGCATCAACAAGACCAGGCTGGACCTGATTCCGGGCTACACGCCGCAGGTATTCTTCGACCAGATCAACAAGGTTGGCCACTACACCATCCACAACACGCCGCTGACCCTGTCCTACGCACACGACACGCTCAACAAATTCTTCAAACCCACCCGTGGAGGCCTGCAGCAAATCAGCGCCGAGATCGGCCTGCCCGGCGGCACGGTGCCGTACTACAAGCTGACGCTGGCGAGCAGCGACTATTTCGAACTGCCGCTGGGCTTCGTGGGGCACCTGTCGGGCACCCTGGGTTACGGCAAGGCATACTCCAAGGACATCGCGGTGCAGTACGCCGACGCCGACGGCGTCATCCACACGATGTCGTTCCCGTTCTTCCAGAACTACTACGCGGGCGGCGTGCGCGACGTGCGCGGCTTCCAGGACAACACCCTGGGCCCGCGCATCTGTTCGGGCCTGATCGACGCCAACGGCCAGCCCGACAAGACCGCGATCGCAGTGAACAATTCCTGCATGGGCGGCAGCTTCTATCGGCCGCAGCCGGTCGGCGGCTCCTTCAAGGTGCTGGGCAGCGCCGAACTGGTGTTGCCGTTCTTCAAGGACAACAACAAGGCGCGCATCTCGCTGTTCGCCGACACCGGCAACGTCTATGCGAACTACGGCGACTTCCAGGCCTCGGAACTGCGCGCTTCGGTGGGCATCTCGCTGCAATGGATCGCGCCGGTCGGCCCGATCGTGATCAACCTCGCCCAACCCGTGCGCGACAAGCCCGGCGACAAGCCGTTCGAGGAACGCCTGCAGTTCTACTTCGGCCGCACGTTCTGA
- a CDS encoding Undecaprenyl diphosphate synthase, whose amino-acid sequence MIARNATSNDTAGAHVPRHLAIVMDGNGRWARRRAQPRSFGHRAGQKAVRATVEYCLRHGIGVLTLFAFSSENWKRPDAEVGALMDLFLKALDKEIDELHQNDVRVRFIGELSAFSDALRTRMHAAALRTAGNARLTLNVCVSYGGRWDIAQAARRAAEAALAGELDPANLDENALAPYFCLADVPPPDLLIRTGGERRISNFLLWQLAYTELYFTDTLWPDMDAAQLDRALDDYARRERRFGCVPDPVTARAS is encoded by the coding sequence ATGATCGCTCGAAACGCCACGTCGAACGACACTGCCGGCGCGCACGTTCCCCGCCACCTCGCCATCGTGATGGATGGTAATGGCCGCTGGGCGCGTCGCCGCGCGCAACCGCGCAGCTTCGGCCACCGCGCCGGCCAGAAGGCCGTGCGCGCCACGGTCGAGTATTGCCTGCGCCACGGCATCGGCGTGCTGACCCTGTTCGCGTTCTCGTCGGAAAACTGGAAGCGCCCGGATGCCGAGGTCGGCGCGCTGATGGACCTGTTCCTGAAGGCGCTCGACAAGGAAATCGACGAGCTGCACCAGAACGACGTGCGCGTGCGCTTCATCGGCGAACTGTCGGCGTTTTCGGATGCCCTGCGCACCCGCATGCACGCGGCCGCCCTGCGCACCGCCGGCAACGCGCGTCTCACGCTCAACGTTTGCGTCAGCTACGGCGGCCGCTGGGACATCGCGCAGGCCGCGCGCCGTGCGGCCGAGGCGGCGCTGGCGGGCGAGCTCGATCCCGCGAACCTCGACGAGAACGCGCTCGCGCCATACTTCTGCCTGGCCGACGTGCCCCCGCCGGACCTTTTGATCCGTACCGGCGGCGAACGCCGCATCAGCAACTTCCTGCTCTGGCAACTGGCCTATACCGAACTCTATTTCACCGACACGCTGTGGCCGGACATGGACGCGGCCCAGCTCGATCGCGCGCTCGACGACTACGCACGCCGCGAACGACGTTTCGGCTGCGTCCCCGATCCCGTGACCGCCCGCGCGAGTTGA
- a CDS encoding UDP-3-O-[3-hydroxymyristoyl] glucosamine N-acyltransferase, producing MERPTGYRIDELASRFGLEACGDATRVIRGVAPLARARGDQLAFLANPRYAADLAHTHAGVVVLHAEHADASPSPVLIAKDPYLAYARLAALFENVPAPAPGIHPSATIAAAARIDPSASVGPYCVVEAGAAIEAGAVLGPHCVIGPGCTVGAQSQLGARVTLVTRVVLGKRVLIHAGAVLGADGFGLARGEGGWVKVPQLGGVRIGDDCEIGANTTIDRGALEDTVLEDDVRLDNQIQIAHNVRIGAHSALAGCAAVAGSATIGRNCLIGGSAGVLGHLEVADGVTITAMTLVTHSIREPGVYSSGAPIEENRTWRRNAARMRQLDAMARRIAALEKQLEALTKDRS from the coding sequence ATGGAACGACCAACCGGCTATCGCATCGACGAACTGGCCTCACGCTTCGGACTTGAAGCGTGCGGCGACGCGACGCGCGTGATCCGCGGCGTCGCCCCGCTGGCGCGCGCACGTGGCGACCAGTTGGCCTTTCTCGCCAACCCGCGCTACGCCGCCGACCTCGCACACACGCACGCCGGCGTGGTGGTGCTGCATGCCGAGCATGCCGATGCGAGTCCGTCGCCGGTGCTGATCGCGAAGGATCCCTACCTCGCCTACGCGCGGCTCGCGGCCCTGTTCGAAAACGTGCCCGCGCCCGCGCCCGGCATCCATCCCTCGGCCACGATCGCGGCCGCTGCAAGGATCGACCCTTCCGCCAGCGTGGGGCCGTATTGCGTGGTCGAAGCCGGCGCGGCCATCGAAGCCGGCGCGGTGCTGGGTCCGCACTGCGTGATCGGCCCCGGCTGCACGGTCGGTGCGCAGTCGCAACTCGGCGCGCGTGTCACGCTGGTCACGCGCGTGGTGCTCGGCAAGCGCGTGCTGATCCACGCCGGCGCGGTGCTGGGCGCGGACGGATTCGGCCTTGCGCGCGGCGAAGGCGGCTGGGTCAAGGTGCCGCAGCTCGGCGGCGTGCGCATCGGCGACGACTGCGAAATCGGCGCCAACACCACGATCGACCGCGGCGCGCTCGAAGACACGGTGCTGGAAGACGACGTGCGCCTCGACAACCAGATCCAGATCGCGCACAACGTCCGCATCGGCGCGCACAGCGCGCTGGCCGGCTGCGCGGCCGTCGCGGGCAGCGCGACGATCGGCCGCAACTGCCTGATCGGCGGCAGCGCCGGCGTGCTGGGCCACCTCGAAGTGGCCGACGGCGTTACCATCACCGCGATGACGCTGGTGACCCATTCCATCCGCGAACCCGGCGTGTATTCTTCAGGCGCGCCCATCGAGGAAAATCGCACGTGGCGCCGCAACGCCGCGCGCATGCGCCAGCTCGACGCGATGGCGCGCCGCATCGCCGCGCTGGAAAAACAACTGGAAGCTTTGACCAAGGACCGCAGTTGA
- a CDS encoding Prolyl endopeptidase: MIKDRAVLLTFIAAAFASAAMPLVAQSVRQPPTDIPRPPAAPVRPVVDDYFGTKVTDNYRWMEISHSAELAAWMKAQNDYTRAVLASIPGRAKLLARIKELDRSAPPVFAFRAPDDRYLIIKRAAPGGTLNLYLRQGLHGTDRLLVDAAAVKLSASAAGKGANTITFIVPSPDGHYVAVALAPGGSARDTEIHVFDTTTGRETGDVLPRAISRLFFDFKGWWTDKWLPDGRAFVYLQGPALPAGAPATEAEQKVTCRLHVLGTNPSNDPVVFGYGAAPSIHVDLRSACDVAVTPGLPYVVGRIHLDDHHSAFYIESVTDLGKTNTAWRRIADFSDGVSDVAIHGSDLYFLTRKGAPRLKVVRTDVVHPDLAAAETVVPPSQAVVESMHAAKDALYVQLLDGGISRMLRVPYGPHPRVEEIALPYQGAIRTRQADPRIPGMLMALTTWTRANQYYAYDPVARRVIGTGLQPRGPYDDPADLTSVEVQVRSHDGAMVPLSIVYRKGIKLDGSNPAWLEGYGNNGISLLPDFQPIDLAWYEQGGIYAVCHARGGGEYGDPWRLGGQGPTKANTWRDFIACAQYLIEKKYTSPAHLAGMGVSAGGILVGRAITERPDLFAAAIDSVGLTDTLRVETEAHGTFFIRLGGDVKTKAGFDALYAMSAYAHVQDGTRYPAVLLLTGINDPRNDPWQVAKMAARLQAATASGKPVLLRVDYHGGHGASPITASERQIEESWADQWSFLLWQLGAPGFQPRK; the protein is encoded by the coding sequence ATGATCAAGGATCGCGCAGTTCTGCTCACGTTCATTGCTGCAGCATTTGCCTCGGCGGCTATGCCGCTTGTCGCTCAAAGCGTCAGACAACCGCCCACGGACATTCCCAGACCCCCGGCCGCGCCGGTGAGGCCAGTAGTGGACGATTATTTCGGCACCAAAGTCACCGACAACTATCGCTGGATGGAGATATCGCACAGCGCTGAGCTCGCCGCGTGGATGAAGGCGCAGAACGATTACACCCGTGCCGTGCTGGCGAGCATCCCGGGACGGGCGAAACTGCTTGCGCGCATCAAGGAGCTGGATCGGTCCGCGCCGCCGGTGTTCGCGTTTCGTGCTCCCGATGACCGTTACCTGATCATCAAGCGCGCCGCACCCGGCGGTACGCTGAACCTCTATTTGCGGCAGGGGCTGCACGGCACCGATCGCCTGCTGGTCGATGCCGCCGCCGTCAAACTGTCCGCGTCGGCGGCAGGCAAGGGCGCCAACACGATCACGTTCATCGTGCCCTCGCCGGACGGCCATTATGTGGCGGTGGCGCTGGCGCCGGGCGGTTCGGCACGCGACACGGAAATCCATGTGTTCGACACCACGACGGGCCGCGAAACCGGCGACGTGCTTCCACGCGCGATTTCGCGCCTGTTCTTCGACTTCAAGGGCTGGTGGACGGACAAATGGCTGCCGGACGGTCGCGCATTCGTTTACCTGCAGGGACCGGCGCTGCCGGCGGGTGCGCCGGCCACTGAAGCCGAGCAGAAGGTGACTTGCCGGCTGCACGTGCTGGGCACCAATCCGTCGAATGATCCGGTGGTCTTTGGCTATGGCGCGGCGCCGTCGATCCATGTCGATTTGCGCTCTGCCTGCGATGTCGCCGTGACACCCGGCTTGCCGTATGTGGTTGGAAGGATTCACCTAGACGATCATCACAGCGCGTTCTACATCGAGTCCGTCACCGATCTCGGCAAGACCAACACCGCATGGCGCAGGATCGCGGATTTCTCCGACGGCGTGAGCGACGTCGCCATCCACGGCAGCGACTTGTATTTCCTGACGCGCAAAGGCGCGCCGCGCCTCAAGGTCGTTCGCACGGATGTCGTGCATCCCGATCTGGCCGCGGCGGAAACCGTCGTTCCGCCGAGCCAGGCCGTGGTCGAGAGCATGCACGCCGCCAAGGACGCACTGTACGTGCAGTTGCTGGACGGCGGCATCTCACGGATGTTGCGCGTTCCCTACGGGCCGCATCCGCGCGTCGAGGAAATTGCATTGCCCTACCAGGGTGCGATCCGCACGCGGCAAGCCGATCCGCGCATTCCGGGCATGCTGATGGCACTCACGACCTGGACGCGTGCCAATCAGTACTACGCGTACGATCCGGTCGCGCGCCGCGTCATCGGCACGGGTCTCCAGCCACGGGGGCCGTACGATGATCCCGCCGATCTCACCTCCGTCGAGGTGCAGGTGCGAAGCCATGACGGGGCCATGGTTCCGCTTTCCATCGTTTACCGGAAAGGCATCAAGCTCGACGGATCGAACCCGGCGTGGCTCGAGGGGTACGGCAACAACGGCATCTCGCTGCTTCCCGATTTCCAGCCGATTGACCTCGCGTGGTACGAGCAGGGCGGCATCTACGCGGTTTGCCACGCGCGCGGCGGCGGTGAATACGGCGACCCGTGGCGCCTGGGTGGTCAGGGCCCGACCAAGGCGAATACCTGGCGCGACTTTATCGCCTGCGCGCAATACCTGATCGAAAAGAAATACACCTCACCGGCACACCTTGCAGGCATGGGCGTGAGTGCAGGAGGCATCCTCGTCGGACGGGCGATCACGGAGCGCCCGGACCTGTTCGCGGCAGCGATCGACTCGGTGGGCCTGACGGACACCTTGCGTGTCGAAACCGAGGCGCATGGCACGTTCTTCATTCGCCTGGGCGGGGATGTGAAAACCAAAGCCGGGTTCGACGCGCTATACGCGATGAGCGCCTACGCGCACGTGCAGGATGGAACCCGCTATCCCGCGGTATTGCTGCTGACCGGCATCAACGATCCGCGCAACGACCCGTGGCAGGTGGCCAAGATGGCGGCGCGCCTGCAGGCCGCGACCGCGAGCGGCAAGCCGGTTCTGCTGCGAGTCGACTATCACGGCGGGCATGGCGCGAGTCCGATAACCGCCAGCGAGCGCCAGATCGAGGAATCCTGGGCGGACCAATGGAGTTTCCTGTTGTGGCAGCTCGGCGCGCCGGGATTCCAGCCGCGGAAATGA
- a CDS encoding Phosphatidate cytidylyltransferase, with protein sequence MLKQRVITSIVLAPLIVALIFLTKASVFATLLGLIFLLGMWEWTRMSGVRGYPLRLAALLGYAILFALLWHVCKTPWWWLPVLAGLLWWLLALAWLTHHRFGAEPTRGHALLKLLAGALVIVPAWCAVVVMHGDMARPNTGRGEWWVLLFACIVFAADIGAYSAGRRWGHTKLAPAISPGKTREGVYGALVCSGVVGLVGGALLHVPTDLLPAIVVLALLTVLFSIVGDLFESLIKRHAGVKDSGTMFPGHGGVFDRMDSLVAALPVFALGKFLMGL encoded by the coding sequence ATGCTGAAGCAGCGCGTCATCACCTCCATCGTCCTCGCGCCGCTGATCGTCGCGCTGATCTTCCTCACCAAGGCGTCGGTGTTCGCGACCCTGCTGGGCCTGATCTTCCTGCTGGGGATGTGGGAATGGACCCGCATGTCCGGGGTGCGCGGCTACCCGCTCCGGCTGGCCGCGCTGCTCGGCTACGCGATCCTGTTCGCCCTGCTCTGGCATGTCTGCAAGACGCCGTGGTGGTGGCTGCCGGTGCTGGCCGGCTTGCTGTGGTGGCTGCTGGCGCTGGCGTGGCTCACGCACCATCGCTTCGGCGCGGAACCCACGCGCGGACACGCCCTGCTCAAGTTGCTGGCAGGCGCATTGGTAATCGTGCCGGCGTGGTGCGCGGTGGTGGTGATGCACGGCGACATGGCAAGACCGAATACCGGACGCGGCGAATGGTGGGTGCTGCTCTTCGCCTGCATCGTGTTCGCCGCCGACATCGGCGCGTACTCCGCCGGTCGCCGCTGGGGGCACACCAAGCTGGCGCCCGCGATCAGCCCCGGCAAGACCCGCGAAGGCGTGTACGGCGCGCTGGTGTGTTCGGGCGTCGTGGGCCTGGTCGGTGGTGCCCTGCTGCACGTGCCCACCGACCTGCTGCCCGCAATCGTCGTGCTGGCGCTGTTGACGGTATTGTTCTCGATCGTGGGCGACCTGTTCGAAAGCCTGATCAAGCGCCACGCCGGGGTGAAGGATTCCGGCACCATGTTTCCTGGCCACGGCGGCGTGTTCGACCGCATGGATTCCCTCGTCGCGGCGTTGCCGGTGTTCGCGCTGGGAAAATTCCTGATGGGGTTGTAG
- a CDS encoding Intramembrane protease RasP/YluC, implicated in cell division based on FtsL cleavage: MSSFLNILGSAWWMIVTLGILVTFHEFGHFWVARRCGVKVLRFSVGFGKPIKSWHGKDGTEYCIAWIPLGGYVKMLDAREGEVASQDRPREFTGKPIWQRFLIVLAGPAFNLIFAVAAFWAMLVIGKPDFQPLVGDVSHLAAQAGIQRGDRVLSVDGQAISNWTDLGLALAQAAQTRQVTPLQVRTPSGAVQTHVLHFDKLPPHPSDQSIIEQTGMVPLQRTLPPVVGKLAPGGAAEAAGLKPGDRVLSIDGTAIGDWNQLTEATRRDAGPGRTLALVVERDGRRMNLALQPRLTREPDGSQVWAIGIYARVATAKYDTVLRRGPLEAVPAALGQMWDLTATTVTMLGHMLTGSASLSNLSGPISIAQYAQTSAEMGPAWFLYFLGIISLSLGIMNLLPIPILDGGHLLYYAIELVKGSPLSERAMAAGQYMGMALLVMLMGLAFYNDILRVLHIPS; this comes from the coding sequence ATGAGCAGTTTCCTGAACATCCTCGGCTCGGCCTGGTGGATGATCGTCACCCTCGGCATTCTGGTGACCTTCCACGAGTTCGGCCATTTCTGGGTGGCGCGCCGCTGCGGCGTCAAGGTGCTGCGCTTTTCGGTGGGCTTCGGCAAGCCGATCAAGTCGTGGCACGGCAAGGACGGCACCGAGTACTGCATTGCGTGGATTCCGCTGGGCGGCTACGTGAAGATGCTGGACGCGCGCGAAGGCGAGGTCGCGTCGCAAGACCGTCCGCGCGAATTCACCGGCAAGCCGATCTGGCAACGCTTCCTGATCGTGCTGGCCGGCCCGGCTTTCAACCTGATCTTCGCAGTGGCCGCGTTCTGGGCCATGCTGGTGATCGGCAAACCGGATTTCCAGCCGCTGGTGGGCGACGTCAGCCATCTGGCCGCGCAGGCCGGCATCCAGCGCGGCGACCGCGTGCTGAGCGTCGACGGGCAGGCGATTTCCAACTGGACCGACCTCGGGCTCGCGCTGGCCCAGGCGGCGCAGACGCGCCAGGTCACGCCGCTGCAGGTGCGCACGCCGTCCGGCGCCGTGCAGACCCACGTGCTGCACTTCGACAAGCTGCCGCCGCATCCCAGCGACCAGTCCATCATCGAGCAGACCGGAATGGTGCCGCTGCAACGCACCTTGCCGCCGGTGGTCGGAAAACTGGCACCGGGCGGCGCGGCCGAAGCCGCCGGGCTGAAACCCGGCGATCGCGTGCTCAGCATCGACGGTACGGCGATCGGCGACTGGAACCAGTTGACCGAGGCCACGCGCCGCGACGCCGGTCCCGGCCGCACGCTCGCGCTGGTGGTCGAACGCGACGGCCGGCGCATGAACCTGGCCCTGCAGCCGCGCCTGACCCGCGAGCCCGACGGCAGCCAGGTATGGGCGATCGGCATCTACGCCAGGGTCGCGACCGCGAAATACGACACCGTGCTGCGGCGCGGCCCACTCGAAGCGGTTCCCGCCGCGCTCGGCCAGATGTGGGACCTCACCGCCACCACCGTGACGATGCTGGGCCACATGCTGACCGGCTCGGCGTCGCTGTCCAACCTCTCGGGTCCCATTTCCATCGCGCAGTACGCCCAGACCTCGGCGGAAATGGGCCCGGCGTGGTTCCTGTATTTCCTTGGCATCATCTCGCTCAGCCTCGGCATCATGAACCTGCTGCCGATCCCGATCCTCGACGGCGGCCACCTGCTCTATTACGCGATCGAACTGGTCAAGGGCAGCCCCTTGTCCGAGCGCGCGATGGCGGCCGGCCAGTACATGGGCATGGCGCTGCTGGTGATGCTGATGGGACTGGCCTTCTACAACGACATCCTGCGCGTCCTGCACATCCCGTCATGA
- a CDS encoding Ribosome recycling factor, with protein MLDDIKRDSQTRMGKSVEALRHELSHLRTGRASTALVENIRVNYYGSDVPINQVATVVVSDARSLTITPYEKQMVGAVEKAIMASDLGITPTTAGTVIRLNMPPLTEERRKELAKHVGHEGENAKVAIRNIRRDALQHIKNLLKDKQISEDDDRRAQDDMQKLTDRFIKEVDAAVQSKEQELLAL; from the coding sequence ATGCTCGACGACATCAAACGCGACAGCCAGACCCGCATGGGCAAGAGCGTCGAGGCGCTGCGCCACGAACTGTCGCACTTGCGCACCGGCCGCGCCAGCACCGCGCTGGTGGAAAACATCAGGGTGAACTACTACGGCTCGGACGTGCCGATCAACCAGGTCGCGACGGTGGTGGTGTCCGACGCGCGCTCGCTCACCATCACGCCCTACGAAAAGCAGATGGTCGGGGCGGTGGAAAAAGCCATCATGGCCTCCGACCTCGGCATCACGCCCACCACCGCGGGCACCGTGATCCGCCTCAACATGCCGCCGCTCACCGAGGAGCGCCGCAAGGAACTCGCCAAGCATGTGGGCCACGAAGGCGAAAACGCCAAGGTCGCGATCCGCAACATCCGCCGCGACGCGCTGCAGCACATCAAGAACCTGCTGAAGGACAAGCAGATCAGCGAGGACGACGACCGCCGCGCCCAGGACGACATGCAGAAACTCACCGACCGTTTCATCAAGGAAGTCGATGCGGCGGTGCAATCCAAGGAACAGGAGTTGCTGGCCCTTTGA